A region of Candidatus Omnitrophota bacterium DNA encodes the following proteins:
- a CDS encoding glycoside hydrolase family 1 protein — protein sequence MRIHSKKSRCSIVLALIVFLLSGCAGINKTAITKTVPHKFTFPKDFIWGASTSSHQVEGNNTNNDWWEWEQTRPPVTRSGQACDQWNRFEEDFKLAQTLGHTAHRFSIEWSRIEPREGQFDASALDHYREVINSLKSKGIEPVVTLYHFTVPVWLAHQGGWLSEKTPELFARYAQKVTDALGGDVHYWITLNEPVVHAFRGYMSGEWPPGEKSTDKTLKVFKNLLLGHVLAYEKIKETYAQKGWEVPMVGIAQSVLVFQASSGYSLMDRVATGSCDLMFNRLFVQALVQGRACILGFFYVHLPRGKTLDFIGLNYYTRVFVTSRGFGFPEISGNAREAAEQFRHSGKYNFLSWEIYPKGLYMFLKEFSRYKLPLLVSENGITTNDDTERVAFIVEHLKAVAQAMEEGAPVIGYLYWSLLDNYEWNEGFVPRFGLIGVDYTTQERIIRPSSEKFAEIIRSGIMIP from the coding sequence ATGCGAATTCATTCGAAAAAAAGCCGTTGTTCTATTGTCCTCGCGCTGATTGTTTTTCTTCTTAGCGGATGTGCCGGTATCAATAAAACGGCAATAACAAAAACGGTACCGCACAAGTTTACATTTCCGAAAGATTTTATATGGGGAGCTTCCACCTCCTCTCACCAGGTCGAGGGGAATAATACTAATAATGATTGGTGGGAGTGGGAACAAACCCGGCCCCCGGTAACTCGTTCAGGCCAGGCGTGCGACCAATGGAACCGTTTTGAAGAGGATTTTAAGCTTGCCCAGACTTTAGGACACACAGCCCACCGTTTCTCCATTGAATGGAGCCGCATTGAGCCCCGGGAAGGCCAATTTGACGCCTCTGCCTTGGATCATTATCGCGAGGTCATCAATTCGCTTAAGTCAAAGGGGATAGAGCCTGTTGTGACTTTGTATCATTTTACAGTTCCCGTATGGCTGGCGCACCAGGGAGGGTGGCTTTCAGAGAAGACCCCGGAACTATTTGCCAGATACGCCCAGAAAGTGACCGATGCTCTCGGAGGCGATGTCCATTATTGGATAACGCTGAATGAGCCGGTTGTCCACGCCTTCAGGGGATATATGAGCGGCGAATGGCCGCCGGGAGAAAAATCAACGGATAAAACATTAAAAGTTTTCAAAAATTTACTTCTGGGGCATGTCCTGGCGTATGAAAAGATCAAAGAGACCTATGCTCAAAAAGGCTGGGAAGTGCCTATGGTCGGGATTGCCCAAAGCGTGCTCGTATTCCAGGCTTCATCGGGCTATTCGTTAATGGACCGGGTTGCGACAGGTTCTTGCGATTTGATGTTTAACCGATTATTTGTCCAGGCTTTGGTACAGGGAAGAGCCTGTATTTTAGGATTTTTCTATGTTCACTTGCCGAGAGGAAAAACCCTGGATTTTATAGGTTTGAATTATTACACGCGGGTTTTTGTCACCAGCCGCGGGTTTGGATTCCCGGAAATTTCAGGTAATGCGCGCGAAGCCGCAGAACAGTTCCGTCATTCAGGTAAATATAATTTTCTTTCATGGGAAATTTATCCGAAGGGATTGTATATGTTCCTTAAAGAATTTTCGCGGTACAAATTGCCCCTTTTGGTTTCAGAAAACGGGATTACTACCAACGATGATACCGAGCGTGTGGCATTTATCGTAGAGCATCTTAAGGCTGTGGCGCAGGCGATGGAAGAGGGGGCCCCTGTCATCGGTTATCTTTATTGGTCGCTCTTGGATAATTATGAATGGAACGAAGGGTTTGTCCCGCGATTTGGGTTGATAGGGGTGGACTATACGACGCAGGAACGAATAATACGGCCATCGTCAGAAAAATTCGCAGAAATCATCCGTTCGGGAATAATGATCCCATAG
- a CDS encoding PLD nuclease N-terminal domain-containing protein encodes MGSMLVGLVVLVLDIIAILDAVKSSMETGKKALWIILILFLPVIGMVLYFFLGKKK; translated from the coding sequence ATGGGAAGCATGCTAGTAGGGCTAGTTGTTTTGGTTCTAGATATTATTGCCATCCTTGATGCAGTAAAAAGTTCAATGGAGACAGGCAAAAAGGCATTATGGATCATCCTGATACTCTTTTTGCCCGTTATCGGCATGGTGCTGTATTTTTTTCTCGGCAAAAAGAAATAG
- a CDS encoding lmo0937 family membrane protein → MLYTLAVILIVLWLLGLVTSYTLGGFIHILLVIAIVVVLLRIISGRKPL, encoded by the coding sequence ATGCTATACACGCTTGCAGTTATTCTGATCGTGCTTTGGTTGTTAGGGTTGGTTACGTCATACACCTTGGGCGGGTTTATCCACATCCTGCTCGTGATCGCCATTGTCGTTGTTCTTTTGCGTATCATCAGCGGCCGAAAACCGCTTTAA
- a CDS encoding AMP-binding protein, which yields MKKEDMVIHKIFAQISSRFSDRVCLQIKKGPAWERWTYGQTEDLSLRIGAFLIKEGFKKGDFAAICLENRPEWAVIYLGIMAAGLTCVPLDPQLTEQEIGNLINDCAAKVIFVSYAVFQAKNINKIKSGLDKIVILDLDIQKDNLIGLSQVKLTSSEGAAWPEVLSEDIASLIYTSGTTDKPKGVMLTHENIYSDFQSIDKLKLFSDKDIFISILPLHHAYPFMITLITPLFCRAGVTYTSSIRSDELLDRMREAGVTVLVGVPQLISLFYMSISDKIKKIPFMLRMPLLGLIEILWLIRRFSGINLSRFALPAIHRPFGRALRFFACGGAKLNEEAARFLVKIGFTILEGYGLTETSPVVAFNPLKKPKIGSVGRVIPDVELKIDSPDAAGMGEVVIKGPNVMKGYYKRADETSSVLKDGWFYSGDLGRIDKDGYLYITGRKKEIIVLSSGKNIYPEEVESHYTKSPYIKEICVLGVGGTEEERLSAVVVPDADYCREKGEVDLNSTIRWELENLSEGLAPYKRIKGFIIVKEGIPRTRLGKIKRYEVKKKYLDELKGIKLDGAAEEIPATDEDLRLLSSGVSSRIIEALNKHAKLKRGISPADHLELDLGIDSLGRVELMVMLEQALNITIPDEVMAKASTVKELILGIERLVPGEGVQGELIPQVKSRALWNEILNEKPAEDIIKKVNLAPNRMAILGMLLFSEILRLVFRVIWRLEVFGTENIPRTGKCILCVNHGSYLDAFIIEASMPASLRKSLFFVGFRAYFEQFLIRNIVKYIRVIPIDPGMHFVEAMQASSYVLRNDKIICIFPEGQRTIDGNIKEFKKGVGILAKELNVPLVPVLMTGSYESWPRTKPLPRPHPIKVTFGRPFDFGELMKEGLRSGVKDEYEAIAFGIREEVIKLKGKRSI from the coding sequence ATGAAAAAGGAAGATATGGTCATCCATAAGATATTTGCCCAAATTTCTTCCCGGTTTTCAGACAGGGTGTGCCTTCAGATAAAAAAAGGCCCTGCCTGGGAGAGATGGACATATGGGCAAACAGAAGACCTCTCCCTGAGGATAGGCGCGTTTCTTATTAAAGAGGGTTTTAAGAAGGGGGACTTCGCGGCTATATGTTTAGAGAACCGTCCGGAATGGGCGGTGATCTATTTAGGCATAATGGCTGCGGGCCTTACCTGCGTTCCTTTAGATCCGCAGCTGACCGAACAAGAGATAGGAAATCTCATCAATGACTGCGCCGCAAAGGTCATATTTGTCTCCTATGCCGTTTTTCAGGCGAAAAATATTAATAAGATAAAGTCAGGGCTGGACAAGATCGTCATCCTGGACCTTGATATTCAAAAGGATAACCTTATAGGCCTGTCTCAGGTAAAACTTACTTCATCTGAAGGCGCCGCATGGCCCGAGGTCCTTTCCGAAGATATCGCTTCGCTTATCTATACATCAGGCACCACCGATAAGCCAAAAGGGGTGATGCTCACGCATGAGAATATTTACTCTGATTTTCAAAGTATCGACAAGCTGAAACTCTTCTCGGATAAGGATATTTTCATATCGATATTGCCGTTGCATCACGCCTACCCATTTATGATCACGCTGATCACGCCTCTTTTCTGCCGCGCGGGGGTCACGTATACTTCGAGCATTAGGAGCGATGAATTGCTGGACCGGATGAGGGAGGCAGGGGTAACGGTATTGGTAGGCGTGCCGCAGCTCATTTCCCTGTTTTATATGAGTATATCGGATAAGATAAAGAAGATACCGTTTATGTTAAGGATGCCTCTTTTAGGGCTGATAGAGATATTATGGCTAATAAGAAGGTTTAGCGGAATAAATTTAAGCAGGTTTGCCCTGCCGGCAATACACCGGCCATTCGGGCGGGCTTTAAGATTTTTTGCCTGCGGCGGCGCAAAGTTAAATGAAGAAGCGGCGAGATTCCTTGTGAAAATAGGTTTCACTATACTTGAAGGATACGGACTTACCGAAACATCGCCAGTAGTAGCTTTCAACCCGTTAAAGAAGCCGAAGATCGGTTCTGTCGGCAGAGTGATCCCGGATGTGGAATTGAAAATTGACAGTCCCGACGCAGCGGGTATGGGCGAGGTGGTGATCAAAGGCCCCAATGTCATGAAAGGCTACTATAAACGGGCGGACGAGACCTCGAGCGTTTTAAAGGACGGCTGGTTTTACTCCGGCGACCTTGGCCGTATAGACAAGGACGGCTATCTTTATATTACAGGTAGGAAGAAAGAGATAATTGTTTTAAGCTCCGGGAAAAACATCTATCCCGAAGAGGTAGAATCCCATTATACCAAGAGCCCTTACATTAAAGAAATATGCGTCCTTGGCGTCGGCGGAACGGAGGAAGAGAGGCTGTCCGCCGTAGTGGTGCCTGACGCTGACTATTGCCGCGAGAAGGGAGAGGTCGATCTTAACAGTACGATCAGGTGGGAGCTGGAAAACCTGTCTGAAGGACTTGCTCCCTACAAACGCATCAAGGGCTTTATTATTGTAAAGGAGGGCATACCGCGCACGCGGTTAGGCAAGATAAAAAGATATGAAGTTAAGAAAAAATATCTGGATGAGCTTAAAGGTATAAAATTAGACGGCGCGGCGGAGGAAATTCCCGCTACAGATGAGGACCTCAGGTTGCTCTCTTCCGGTGTCAGCAGCAGGATAATAGAAGCCCTTAATAAACATGCGAAGTTAAAAAGGGGGATATCCCCGGCCGATCATCTGGAATTAGATCTAGGTATCGATTCGCTGGGCCGCGTGGAGCTGATGGTGATGTTGGAGCAGGCGCTTAACATTACCATACCGGATGAGGTAATGGCTAAGGCCTCTACCGTTAAAGAACTTATTCTCGGGATAGAGAGGCTGGTCCCGGGTGAAGGGGTCCAGGGAGAGCTCATTCCGCAGGTCAAGAGCCGCGCTCTATGGAATGAGATCTTAAATGAAAAACCCGCCGAAGATATAATAAAAAAGGTCAATCTGGCGCCGAACCGGATGGCAATTTTAGGGATGCTGCTATTCTCTGAAATTTTACGCCTTGTCTTCAGGGTGATCTGGCGGCTTGAGGTTTTCGGGACAGAAAATATCCCGAGAACGGGAAAGTGCATCCTGTGCGTCAACCACGGCAGTTACCTGGACGCGTTTATCATTGAGGCTTCTATGCCTGCGAGTTTACGAAAGAGTCTTTTCTTCGTAGGTTTCAGGGCCTATTTCGAACAGTTCTTAATCAGAAATATCGTAAAATATATCAGGGTCATTCCCATCGATCCGGGTATGCACTTCGTGGAAGCTATGCAGGCATCTTCTTATGTTCTTCGAAATGACAAGATAATCTGTATTTTCCCGGAGGGCCAAAGGACTATCGACGGAAATATTAAGGAATTCAAAAAAGGGGTCGGGATATTGGCGAAAGAGCTGAATGTCCCTCTGGTTCCCGTATTAATGACGGGTTCATACGAATCCTGGCCGAGGACAAAGCCGCTTCCGAGGCCTCATCCGATCAAAGTAACTTTTGGAAGGCCTTTTGATTTTGGCGAGCTCATGAAAGAGGGGCTAAGATCGGGGGTCAAAGATGAATATGAGGCAATAGCCTTTGGCATAAGGGAAGAGGTTATAAAGCTCAAGGGGAAACGGAGCATATAA
- a CDS encoding 1-acyl-sn-glycerol-3-phosphate acyltransferase, which produces MIKDLVARFKEFIILKSGKKIYPEEIEEFYKKAAPITEMCVFTVSGMDDVKGSKILWAIIRPDLDNFRKFASVNLHLAIKERFDNVLPSLPIYKRLKGFTITLDDLPYDLLGKLDRNAIKEIYEPRVRAGIEGALPVTGELTAADQLLIGSGTGIKILKCLKEQSGIKRPIILEDSLELDLGVDSLGRIELASRLELAFSADIKDEAISRAFIVKDLILGIKDALKGAKGIRPEEDKSLPLSPDYWKKHLQVLPKEEHLGALEFSTGFFAWLLRFSITAIDCLIFRLFFSIKSEGEQNVPKEGAYILYPNHTSDLDGPAINACLPRRPVLQMFYFLFIPYYFRPFVKSRFLRDIVKMERLIPFDYSTHFLEALRSAYLVLQRGKGLCYFPEGLRSTTGKVGKFKKGFGILAKETGAKLVPVAIEGAYEAWPSTAKYPKRHPIRVRFGKPLLPEDLEKEGLSMGAQDHYDAICVAARKALIELKDK; this is translated from the coding sequence ATGATAAAAGACCTTGTGGCCAGATTTAAAGAGTTTATCATATTGAAGTCGGGGAAGAAAATTTACCCGGAAGAGATCGAGGAGTTCTATAAAAAGGCCGCCCCTATTACAGAGATGTGCGTCTTTACAGTCTCCGGAATGGATGATGTAAAGGGATCCAAAATTCTTTGGGCTATCATCCGGCCGGATCTTGATAATTTCAGGAAATTCGCCTCAGTGAACCTGCATTTAGCCATTAAGGAGAGATTTGATAATGTCTTGCCATCGCTCCCTATTTATAAAAGGCTTAAAGGTTTTACTATTACGCTTGATGATCTACCGTATGACCTGCTTGGTAAGTTAGATAGAAATGCGATCAAGGAAATATATGAGCCTAGGGTGAGGGCAGGAATAGAAGGCGCTCTTCCGGTAACGGGGGAGCTAACGGCCGCGGACCAACTGTTGATAGGATCCGGGACCGGCATAAAAATATTAAAATGCCTAAAGGAGCAAAGCGGTATTAAAAGACCGATAATACTTGAGGATTCTTTGGAGCTGGACCTTGGCGTAGATTCATTAGGCAGGATAGAGCTTGCTTCGCGCCTTGAGCTGGCTTTTAGCGCCGATATAAAAGATGAGGCGATCTCGCGGGCCTTTATTGTAAAAGACCTCATTCTGGGGATAAAGGATGCGTTAAAAGGAGCAAAAGGCATCCGCCCGGAGGAGGATAAAAGTTTACCTTTAAGTCCGGACTACTGGAAAAAACATTTACAAGTCCTTCCGAAAGAAGAGCATCTGGGAGCGCTCGAATTCAGCACCGGTTTTTTCGCCTGGCTGCTTAGATTCAGCATAACAGCCATAGATTGTTTGATCTTCAGATTGTTTTTCAGTATTAAGTCAGAAGGAGAACAGAACGTGCCGAAAGAAGGGGCTTATATCCTGTATCCAAACCACACGAGCGATCTTGACGGGCCTGCCATTAACGCTTGCCTGCCGCGCAGGCCGGTGCTGCAAATGTTTTACTTCTTATTCATACCGTATTATTTTAGGCCGTTTGTAAAATCCCGTTTTTTAAGGGATATCGTAAAAATGGAAAGACTTATTCCATTTGATTATTCAACGCATTTTCTGGAGGCGCTGCGCAGCGCTTATTTAGTATTACAACGCGGTAAAGGTTTGTGTTATTTCCCGGAAGGGTTGCGCAGTACTACCGGCAAAGTCGGGAAATTTAAAAAAGGGTTCGGTATCCTGGCTAAGGAGACGGGAGCAAAGCTTGTGCCTGTGGCTATAGAAGGAGCTTATGAGGCATGGCCCAGCACGGCAAAGTATCCCAAACGCCACCCGATCAGGGTGAGATTCGGCAAGCCGCTCCTCCCCGAAGATCTGGAAAAAGAAGGGCTGTCCATGGGCGCGCAAGATCATTACGACGCGATATGCGTGGCGGCCAGGAAAGCGCTCATAGAACTAAAGGATAAATAA
- a CDS encoding patatin-like phospholipase family protein — protein sequence MTISCFLASSGCAHVRHAVPENLVGKAVVVGMPDLRYYTYKADSLFMRKSLADSFKEEGKSDYMVDGIKTYPALIIGGGVSNSAYGIGLLRGWSKEGSRPVFKIVTGYSSGSLLAIAVFSGKESEDQLADLFTSISTKDVVKQKGIFSILFGNSVNSSSLFSKKIDDMVNEDLMAKIAKEHAKGRRLYVGTSDLDAQEFVIWDMGALASKGGPDSVKVFRKIILASCSYPAMLPPVYFQVEAGGRRYDEMHADGGVIGGVFYIYPLLEGAGSAARSSGIDPKGFRTRLYILNCCYMSPHSKQVEDNLTAITSRLIETATASKMGGDTYNLYSFAKEKGWDYNLAYIPEDFKPNQQEMFDKQEMKRLFERGYDDAIEGYKWHKAPPGLVAEGK from the coding sequence GTGACAATATCCTGCTTCCTGGCATCATCAGGTTGCGCCCATGTGCGGCATGCCGTACCGGAAAATCTTGTCGGGAAGGCCGTCGTTGTCGGTATGCCGGATCTACGCTACTATACGTATAAGGCCGATTCTCTCTTTATGCGGAAAAGCCTGGCAGATTCGTTTAAAGAAGAAGGTAAATCGGACTATATGGTTGACGGTATAAAGACCTATCCCGCGCTCATTATCGGAGGCGGCGTATCGAACAGCGCCTACGGTATAGGGTTATTGAGAGGGTGGTCAAAGGAAGGCTCCCGGCCGGTATTTAAAATAGTTACAGGCTACTCAAGCGGGTCGCTCCTAGCCATTGCCGTGTTTTCAGGAAAAGAATCTGAAGACCAGCTTGCGGACCTGTTTACCTCGATATCGACCAAAGACGTGGTGAAACAAAAGGGCATCTTTAGCATCCTATTCGGAAATTCCGTGAACAGCTCATCCCTGTTCTCTAAAAAGATAGATGATATGGTAAATGAGGATCTGATGGCGAAGATCGCCAAAGAGCATGCGAAGGGGCGCAGGCTATATGTGGGGACCTCGGATCTTGATGCTCAGGAGTTTGTTATATGGGATATGGGAGCGCTTGCATCCAAAGGAGGCCCGGATTCGGTGAAGGTATTCCGCAAAATAATCCTGGCCTCATGCTCGTATCCGGCTATGCTTCCTCCGGTCTATTTTCAAGTCGAAGCCGGCGGCAGGCGCTATGACGAGATGCATGCCGATGGCGGGGTCATCGGAGGGGTTTTTTATATTTATCCGTTATTGGAAGGCGCGGGATCCGCGGCGCGATCTTCCGGGATCGATCCCAAGGGATTCAGAACGCGGTTATATATCCTGAATTGTTGTTATATGTCGCCGCACTCGAAACAGGTGGAAGACAATCTGACTGCGATAACCTCGCGCCTGATCGAGACCGCCACAGCGTCAAAAATGGGCGGGGACACGTACAATCTATACTCATTCGCGAAGGAAAAAGGATGGGATTACAATTTAGCGTATATTCCGGAAGATTTTAAGCCTAATCAACAGGAGATGTTCGATAAGCAGGAAATGAAGAGGCTCTTTGAGCGCGGATATGATGACGCGATAGAAGGGTATAAGTGGCACAAGGCTCCGCCCGGGCTTGTGGCGGAGGGAAAATAG
- a CDS encoding DUF3185 family protein encodes MNKGASAALLVAGIILLVFGFSAYHSASSDVSRFFTGAPTDKALWLLIGGFAAAIVGFLGLIRK; translated from the coding sequence ATGAATAAGGGTGCATCAGCCGCACTTCTGGTCGCAGGGATTATCTTGCTAGTTTTTGGGTTTAGCGCCTACCACTCAGCAAGTTCCGACGTCTCGCGCTTTTTCACGGGTGCGCCTACAGATAAGGCGCTATGGCTACTGATCGGCGGATTTGCTGCTGCCATAGTCGGGTTTTTAGGTTTAATTCGAAAATAA
- a CDS encoding GtrA family protein, translating to MKTKKEIIRFLIAGTIVNATDFSVYYILFHFLSFSISKGISFTCAGIVGYLLNKFWTFKHNQQSYAEVGRYTLINFLALGINVFTNQTILNVRPGAVFLALIIATILTGIFTFVCFKWWVFRTLSKEKFSFAQWKWSPLKFIVRTVARRRGFLDPIKFISQLQNFTQPSEVAIPTELLRSGVVLHARGLINSIAIQHNLDWIWPYWVECQYDPECEAFIPRSFSLTQINLTHRNWTALGVPDSTEFPIVDPCGLVTPRYDGWSIDVWIIPKEGDPLIPSRNPNVSQKLCFDDNLCVITEFSLEQLKLQLNAQVTGSAEVPICQVNIRGSASVNAQLVVSLRPYNPEGVSFINNITLLEGSSGWQVNRENFVYFDKPPDRCVFSDYQRGDVYSCLSAKEDEKEISCKVGMATSAAIFILKAGEPQEITVSVPLTKNKIEKDSYSSRRETAKLAWKKSLQGACSLQIPDKDFQFLYDAAIRTMILHSPKEVYPGPYIYRRFWFRDAAFILHGLLCVGLKERVRRSLDCFRSRQTAQGYFLSQEGEWDSNGEALWIMRRYCEMTGNLPPKEWGKSIYKAGKWIYKKRLPANGPYPHAGLLPSGFSAEHLGPNDFYYWDDFWAVAGLKAAAFLCAAYKDNDEAAHFETESQALLESIDQSLKKVEVRLKRPAIPASPYRRLDSGAIGSLVASYPLRVFEHNDPRVLDTADYLMKNCLVHGGFFHDMTHSGINPYLTLHLSQALLRAGDPRYFGLMTAVAKLASPTGQWPESVHPRTGGGCMGDGQHVWAAAEWVLMIRNCFVREEGNRLILCSGIPRAWLEKNQTIAFGPAPTSFGDIQISIKLRGENILVEWRGQWLAKEPPIDIRLPGFKSVIITPATNSIELKYEAGK from the coding sequence ATGAAGACTAAAAAAGAAATAATCCGGTTTTTAATCGCAGGGACTATCGTCAATGCGACAGACTTTAGCGTCTATTATATTTTATTTCATTTTTTGTCTTTTAGCATATCTAAAGGGATTTCCTTTACGTGCGCGGGCATTGTCGGGTATTTGCTTAATAAATTTTGGACGTTTAAACACAACCAACAATCGTACGCTGAGGTTGGCCGGTATACGCTGATTAATTTTTTAGCTTTGGGAATTAATGTTTTTACAAATCAAACCATTCTCAATGTGCGGCCCGGGGCTGTTTTTTTAGCTTTGATCATTGCCACGATATTAACAGGTATATTTACCTTTGTTTGTTTTAAATGGTGGGTTTTCAGGACTTTATCGAAGGAAAAGTTTAGTTTTGCGCAATGGAAATGGTCACCGTTAAAATTCATAGTCAGGACCGTCGCGCGCCGGCGGGGGTTTTTAGACCCGATTAAATTTATTTCTCAATTACAGAATTTCACGCAACCCTCAGAGGTGGCGATTCCGACTGAACTATTGCGTTCAGGCGTGGTCTTGCATGCCCGGGGCCTGATCAATAGCATAGCCATTCAGCATAACCTTGATTGGATCTGGCCTTATTGGGTGGAATGCCAATATGATCCGGAGTGCGAGGCCTTTATCCCGCGGTCATTTTCATTAACTCAAATTAATCTTACACATAGAAATTGGACCGCTTTGGGCGTTCCTGACAGCACCGAATTTCCTATTGTAGATCCTTGCGGCCTTGTTACTCCCCGTTATGACGGTTGGTCTATTGATGTTTGGATCATTCCAAAAGAGGGGGACCCGTTGATCCCGTCGCGCAATCCAAATGTATCGCAAAAACTGTGTTTCGATGACAATCTTTGCGTGATTACAGAATTCAGTCTCGAGCAATTAAAGCTTCAATTAAATGCGCAAGTTACCGGTTCAGCCGAAGTGCCGATCTGCCAGGTTAATATCAGAGGTTCTGCTTCTGTTAATGCGCAGTTAGTAGTTTCTCTCAGGCCTTATAACCCTGAAGGCGTGAGTTTTATAAATAATATTACTCTCCTCGAAGGCTCGTCAGGCTGGCAAGTAAATCGAGAAAACTTCGTATATTTTGATAAACCTCCGGATCGATGCGTATTTTCAGATTATCAGCGAGGAGATGTTTATAGCTGCTTGTCAGCCAAGGAAGATGAAAAAGAAATTTCATGTAAAGTCGGCATGGCCACCTCTGCGGCCATTTTTATATTGAAAGCGGGAGAACCGCAAGAAATTACCGTTTCTGTGCCTTTAACTAAGAATAAAATTGAAAAAGATTCCTATTCCAGCCGCCGGGAAACTGCGAAGCTTGCGTGGAAGAAAAGCCTCCAGGGCGCGTGTTCATTGCAGATCCCCGATAAAGATTTTCAGTTCCTTTACGATGCTGCCATCCGCACCATGATTTTGCATTCTCCCAAGGAAGTTTATCCCGGGCCTTATATTTACCGGCGGTTTTGGTTTCGCGATGCCGCTTTTATATTACATGGTTTGCTATGCGTCGGGTTAAAGGAACGTGTCCGGCGCTCATTGGATTGTTTCCGCTCCCGTCAGACAGCCCAAGGTTATTTCCTCTCTCAGGAAGGAGAATGGGATTCTAACGGCGAGGCATTGTGGATAATGCGTCGGTATTGTGAGATGACAGGAAATCTCCCGCCTAAAGAATGGGGAAAATCGATCTATAAAGCGGGCAAGTGGATCTATAAAAAACGACTGCCCGCCAATGGGCCATACCCTCACGCAGGTTTATTGCCGTCCGGATTTAGCGCTGAGCATTTGGGGCCGAATGATTTTTATTACTGGGATGACTTTTGGGCGGTTGCGGGATTGAAAGCAGCGGCCTTTTTGTGCGCTGCTTATAAGGATAATGATGAGGCCGCTCATTTTGAAACGGAATCGCAGGCATTATTGGAGAGCATAGATCAAAGTTTAAAGAAAGTAGAAGTTCGTTTAAAAAGACCCGCGATACCGGCCTCTCCTTATCGCCGTTTAGATTCGGGAGCGATCGGCTCTTTGGTCGCCAGCTATCCGCTTCGAGTTTTTGAGCATAACGATCCAAGGGTCTTAGATACAGCCGATTATTTAATGAAAAATTGTTTAGTCCACGGCGGTTTTTTTCATGACATGACCCATTCAGGGATCAATCCTTACCTTACGTTACATTTATCACAGGCGCTCTTGCGCGCAGGTGATCCCAGGTATTTTGGTTTGATGACAGCAGTGGCTAAATTGGCTTCGCCAACAGGACAATGGCCTGAGTCGGTACATCCGCGTACAGGCGGGGGATGTATGGGAGACGGGCAGCATGTCTGGGCCGCGGCGGAATGGGTTTTAATGATAAGGAATTGTTTTGTGCGCGAAGAAGGCAACCGATTAATTTTATGTTCGGGGATCCCGCGAGCCTGGCTGGAGAAAAACCAGACGATCGCGTTTGGCCCCGCGCCGACAAGTTTTGGGGATATTCAAATTTCCATAAAACTACGAGGGGAAAATATCCTTGTCGAATGGCGCGGACAATGGCTTGCGAAAGAACCGCCGATCGATATCCGATTACCCGGTTTTAAGAGCGTAATAATTACACCCGCAACAAATTCTATTGAATTGAAATATGAGGCGGGTAAATGA
- a CDS encoding superoxide dismutase, translating to MESNDKIESATVHVLPPLPYAQDALGPAISANTISFHYGKHHKGYVDNLNKLAAGTEFAGMTLKQIIAATAGKADKAAIFNNASQAWNHAFYWNSLTPNGGGEVPAALKIKIEASFGTVDACKKELAAAATTQFGSGWAWLVLDGDKLKVIKTGNADSPLTKGLKPLLTIDVWEHAYYLDYQNRRADYVNAVLDKLINWSFAEDNLESK from the coding sequence ATGGAGAGTAATGACAAGATTGAAAGTGCAACTGTGCATGTCTTACCGCCTTTACCATATGCGCAAGACGCGCTTGGTCCCGCAATCTCCGCGAATACGATCAGTTTTCATTATGGCAAGCATCATAAAGGGTATGTCGACAATCTGAACAAGCTGGCGGCGGGAACTGAATTTGCCGGTATGACGTTAAAGCAAATCATCGCCGCGACAGCCGGCAAAGCGGACAAAGCCGCGATCTTCAATAATGCATCGCAAGCGTGGAACCACGCGTTTTACTGGAATAGCTTGACTCCGAATGGCGGCGGCGAAGTACCCGCAGCGCTGAAAATAAAGATCGAGGCTTCTTTCGGGACCGTGGATGCGTGCAAGAAGGAGTTGGCGGCCGCGGCGACTACTCAGTTTGGCAGCGGCTGGGCGTGGCTTGTGCTGGATGGCGATAAGCTTAAGGTGATCAAGACCGGCAACGCGGATTCACCTTTGACTAAGGGCTTGAAGCCGCTATTGACCATCGACGTGTGGGAACACGCCTACTACCTGGATTATCAGAACCGCCGCGCGGATTATGTTAACGCCGTCCTCGACAAGCTGATCAATTGGAGTTTTGCGGAAGATAATCTCGAAAGCAAGTAA